In Bacillota bacterium, a genomic segment contains:
- a CDS encoding P63C domain-containing protein: MSQIPRATHVGEIKIGDLVLPCAVLGDGTRVFSETGMAKALGRTRGGSPSKRSVSKEAGVYLPVFMSAKNLQPFIDEGLKLGVSNPIRYRAREGFMAYGIKAAVIPEICTVFLKAREAGALLSNQEHIAERAEVIVRGLAHVGIIALVDEATGYQADRDRDALHRLLEAYVSKEFLPWTKEFPDEFYEEMFRLMGWQYSPPQVKRPKLVGALTSQLVYEKLPPGVLDELRQLNPVTEKGYRKKRHHQYLTADIGHPHLQSHVAVITALMRASSSWAGFRRLFGRAFPGRQIELDFGLEDEA, translated from the coding sequence TTGAGCCAGATACCGCGGGCGACTCACGTTGGAGAGATCAAGATAGGGGACTTGGTTCTTCCCTGTGCGGTCCTTGGAGATGGCACTCGTGTATTCTCAGAGACGGGCATGGCAAAGGCACTCGGACGGACAAGAGGCGGGTCTCCGAGCAAGCGGAGCGTGAGCAAGGAAGCCGGGGTGTACCTACCCGTTTTCATGTCAGCCAAGAACCTCCAACCCTTTATCGATGAGGGTTTGAAGCTCGGGGTCAGCAATCCGATCCGGTACCGTGCAAGGGAGGGATTCATGGCCTACGGGATAAAGGCGGCGGTCATTCCGGAAATCTGCACAGTCTTCCTCAAGGCCCGCGAGGCCGGGGCTCTCTTGTCAAATCAGGAGCACATCGCAGAGCGAGCCGAGGTCATCGTGAGAGGCCTCGCCCACGTGGGCATCATCGCACTGGTCGACGAAGCCACCGGTTACCAAGCTGACAGAGACCGCGATGCCCTCCATCGGCTCCTTGAGGCGTACGTGAGCAAGGAGTTCCTGCCCTGGACGAAGGAGTTTCCGGATGAGTTCTACGAGGAGATGTTTCGGTTGATGGGCTGGCAGTATAGCCCGCCCCAGGTCAAGCGACCCAAGTTGGTGGGAGCGTTGACCAGCCAGTTGGTCTACGAGAAGCTACCTCCGGGCGTCCTTGACGAACTCAGGCAGCTCAATCCAGTCACCGAGAAGGGATATCGGAAGAAGAGGCATCATCAATACCTTACAGCCGACATCGGCCACCCCCACTTGCAGAGTCATGTGGCAGTAATCACAGCGCTAATGAGGGCCTCTTCTTCTTGGGCCGGGTTCCGGAGGCTTTTCGGCCGAGCGTTTCCTGGACGGCAGATAGAGCTCGATTTTGGGCTGGAAGATGAAGCCTGA